A genomic window from Ruminiclostridium cellulolyticum H10 includes:
- a CDS encoding macrolide family glycosyltransferase, producing the protein MSKVIFLGYLFQGHINPTLGLVNELVNRGEEVIYYSGKEFCKKIEATGAKFRDYGFIQDPSESNKTQKVQGNLDAFAQVVTWVLNVGKQIISNISSEIEADRPDYIIHDSQAFWGKRIAGSLGIPAVSSIASFALTGKMLDIDPDFFIENMLRMPNASLFAKKKSNIVRLLDLLSRRISAAYDEPDFNIYDFANNTGKLNIVYTSEYFQPYGEVFDDSFKFVGHSIFKRTENVDFPFDKLGSLPLIYIALGTVRTNRLDFYRECFSAFGDMEIQVVLSVGTNVDVYQLGKIPDNFIVRNYVPQLEILKYASVFITHGGTNSVNEGLYNNVPLIVYPQGDDNHIVAGRVENLGAGIYLKNDDINAEELKNAISRVLSDENFKINSKAIGDTLKTAGGYLRAVDEIFKFKGELDYENMV; encoded by the coding sequence ATGTCTAAGGTTATTTTTCTAGGATATTTGTTTCAGGGACACATTAATCCTACCCTTGGATTAGTAAATGAATTAGTAAATAGAGGAGAAGAAGTCATATACTATTCTGGAAAGGAATTCTGTAAAAAAATAGAAGCAACAGGTGCCAAATTCCGTGACTATGGGTTTATACAGGACCCTAGCGAATCCAACAAGACTCAAAAGGTACAGGGCAATTTAGATGCTTTTGCCCAAGTGGTTACCTGGGTGCTGAATGTAGGAAAACAGATTATAAGCAATATCTCCAGTGAGATAGAAGCTGATAGGCCGGATTATATTATCCATGATTCGCAAGCTTTTTGGGGGAAAAGAATAGCAGGTAGCTTGGGTATACCTGCGGTGTCTTCAATAGCAAGCTTCGCCCTAACTGGTAAAATGCTGGATATAGATCCTGACTTTTTTATTGAAAACATGCTGAGAATGCCAAATGCCAGCTTGTTTGCAAAAAAGAAATCAAATATAGTGAGACTGCTTGATTTGCTTTCGAGAAGAATATCTGCGGCATATGATGAGCCAGATTTTAATATATATGATTTTGCAAATAATACAGGAAAACTTAATATTGTGTATACCTCCGAGTATTTTCAACCATATGGAGAAGTCTTTGATGACAGCTTTAAGTTTGTAGGACATTCAATCTTTAAAAGGACTGAGAATGTAGATTTTCCATTTGATAAGCTGGGTAGCCTTCCATTAATATATATTGCACTTGGAACTGTCCGTACAAATCGTTTAGATTTTTATAGGGAATGTTTTTCGGCATTTGGTGACATGGAAATACAGGTAGTTCTGTCTGTAGGAACAAATGTTGATGTATATCAACTGGGGAAAATCCCTGATAATTTTATTGTTAGAAATTATGTTCCTCAACTTGAAATACTTAAATATGCCAGTGTATTTATAACTCATGGAGGCACAAACAGTGTAAATGAAGGACTTTACAACAATGTTCCTTTAATAGTATATCCTCAGGGAGATGATAACCATATTGTTGCAGGTAGAGTTGAAAACCTTGGAGCAGGTATATATCTCAAAAATGATGATATTAATGCTGAGGAGCTTAAGAATGCTATAAGTCGGGTACTTTCTGATGAAAACTTTAAAATTAATAGTAAAGCAATTGGAGATACACTAAAAACAGCAGGTGGGTATTTAAGGGCAGTTGATGAGATATTCAAATTCAAAGGGGAACTAGACTATGAAAATATGGTGTAA
- a CDS encoding serine hydrolase domain-containing protein, producing the protein MKIWCKSAGLCLIITFILCMFLQSFSVVKADNTGFKLSNDKIGKIDELIQKQMDKSKIQGLSLVIVSGDKAVYKKCYGYAEIETKKPVTEDTLFELGSTSKAFTALGIYKLEDKGLINLDDSVSKYIPWLKLNYKGKSADLTLNHFLHHTSGVSFLTLEDIKPSTAENALEQTVRTLQEIELDTPPGKQFQYATINYDVLGLVIEKVTGKSFEDYMQDEVLLPCGLNNTFTTRNQAVESRMAAGYKVSLMRPVKYNAPVFLGNIPAGYFITNINDVQRWLSLHLGSIKLPSIDYKLMEKSHEIDTSVEPHDIGVLYDKGERYGAGWERAEGRNGFFHGGANPNYSSYMFIRPDQGMGIGMLCNFGSDTIQILGKNLVDIIDGNGEPSLYMDVAVIGDKNGTILTIILAIVDILIIISMITKIRRYRLKISKSPVKKPIGLIIASLLLIILGYMLYILPRVICGGFSWNFVLVCGGLGLPLGTLSIFLTGLLTYINYCIKLFYPGKRIHTSYIQK; encoded by the coding sequence ATGAAAATATGGTGTAAATCCGCAGGCTTGTGTTTAATTATCACTTTCATATTATGTATGTTTTTACAGTCATTCTCAGTTGTAAAGGCAGATAATACGGGTTTTAAACTTTCTAACGACAAAATCGGCAAAATAGACGAGCTTATTCAAAAGCAAATGGACAAAAGCAAGATTCAAGGATTATCTCTAGTTATAGTGAGTGGGGATAAGGCTGTTTATAAAAAATGTTACGGGTATGCCGAAATAGAAACGAAAAAACCTGTTACCGAGGACACTCTTTTTGAGCTTGGCTCTACAAGTAAAGCTTTTACCGCTTTAGGGATTTACAAGCTGGAGGACAAGGGATTGATAAATCTGGATGATTCAGTGAGTAAGTATATCCCTTGGCTTAAGCTGAATTATAAGGGTAAATCGGCAGACTTAACATTAAATCACTTTTTACATCACACTAGTGGAGTATCTTTCTTGACTTTAGAGGATATCAAACCTTCAACAGCCGAGAATGCACTTGAGCAGACTGTCAGAACGTTGCAGGAAATTGAACTTGATACTCCCCCAGGGAAGCAATTTCAATATGCAACAATAAATTATGATGTACTTGGACTTGTTATTGAAAAGGTAACTGGAAAATCTTTTGAGGATTATATGCAGGATGAAGTTCTTTTGCCCTGCGGTCTAAACAATACCTTTACAACCAGAAACCAGGCTGTTGAGAGCAGAATGGCTGCTGGATACAAGGTTAGCCTAATGAGACCGGTAAAGTATAATGCTCCGGTGTTTCTCGGAAATATTCCGGCAGGTTATTTTATTACAAATATTAATGACGTTCAGCGGTGGCTTTCGCTTCACCTTGGTTCGATTAAGCTACCCTCGATAGACTATAAACTTATGGAAAAATCCCACGAAATTGACACTAGCGTAGAACCGCATGATATTGGAGTACTTTATGATAAGGGGGAACGTTATGGGGCCGGTTGGGAGAGGGCTGAAGGACGTAATGGTTTTTTTCATGGAGGAGCTAATCCAAACTACTCTTCATATATGTTTATAAGGCCGGACCAAGGTATGGGCATTGGAATGCTATGTAATTTCGGATCAGACACTATTCAAATTCTCGGTAAGAACCTTGTTGACATAATTGATGGCAATGGAGAACCTTCTTTATATATGGATGTTGCCGTTATTGGCGATAAGAATGGTACAATTCTGACAATTATATTGGCTATTGTTGATATTCTAATCATTATATCAATGATAACCAAAATAAGAAGATATCGTCTAAAAATATCCAAATCTCCTGTTAAAAAGCCAATAGGCTTAATAATAGCATCACTTCTATTGATAATTCTAGGATATATGTTGTATATACTTCCCAGAGTAATATGTGGAGGATTCTCTTGGAATTTTGTTTTGGTATGTGGTGGACTGGGTTTACCGCTTGGGACTTTATCAATATTTCTAACTGGATTGTTGACATATATAAACTACTGCATCAAGCTCTTTTACCCAGGTAAAAGAATACATACATCGTATATACAGAAATAG
- a CDS encoding B12-binding domain-containing radical SAM protein yields the protein MGNSNKISRQNVEDMLPLTPIQEGMLFYYLTEQNNGLYFEQISLRLTGDIDIQKVYEAWRFVISSNEMLRTVYRWKNLDKPMQIVQKNCEIPIREYDFSINNDEDKEKLVEDLKQKDLKEKIDISSEPFRISLYKLSKNEYEMIISSYHIVYDGWSNGIILKEFMEAYKAYYSGSQPVKTVKNKYKEFIKWSLKQDTNKQEEYWKEYLRDFVTKTPLPADNKKSGNPDMAKNFITILPDELGERIRSYARERNITLATLLYCAWGILLQKYADTRDVVFGTTVSGRTPEIEGVDEIVGLFINTLPLRVKVNEGERVSDLLNRLDNDLKHRAEFEHTPLTTVNSCSAVESKEGLFDSIVVIENYPLEKGLTDNGDGLEIKLSSIFEMTNYDITVVISTFEEIGLRFIYDDRLFKEDKIESITNHFKNILSNIVENEDITVLAINMLSEEELKHILFDFNNKGLEYPINKTIHQLFEEQAEKTPDRIAAVLEDKSITYRNLNERANQLGASLSKKGLGVGDVVGVMLERSIDMLISLLAILKTGSAYLPIDTGTPAERVLYMLRDSGAKMVITSSTAMKDITFTSMQGFEANEDIQIVLTGARGHIKEFDALPIPDRSLIDLTKYKGKIGMASINNCISVQTTRGCPYMCLYCHKIWSKHHVRRSAQNIYDEIEYYYKNGITNFAVIDDCFNLDMQNSSEVFKLIIKNKIKIQIFFPNGLRGDILTPDYIDLMVEAGTRGINLSLETASPRLQKLLMKNLDLNKFKQVVNYIAQKHPEVILEMATMHGFPTETEEEAMMTLNFIKDIKWLHFPYIHILKIFPNTEMEEFALANGISKEDIVKSKDRAFHELPETLPFPKSFTRKYQASFMNDYFLSKERLKKVLPVQLMVLDEEALVQKYNAYLPAEIKNVSDIVKFAKLDDFEIPERGVEKNQEGCTLFDIPPAVRQRKPKAMKILFLDLSQHFSSHSMLYKVAEQPIGHIYLLTYLKQQFGEKIDGRIYKSGNDFDSYKELKELVEDFQPDLIGIRTLTYFREFFHETVSLLRQWGIDAPVIAGGPYASSDYDTILKDENISLTIQGEGEYTLEEIVSKMLVNNFKLPSAEELRSIKGIAFAEHQQNYQNKSREVILLDEMGDSLDSENTCNLNIGRNSIVSSTYENSLAYVMYTSGSTGKPKGVMIGHRQVNNCIFWMQDEFKLSQDAVIVQRTNLTFDPSVWEIFWPLYIGAKVKLITAEQAKDAGYLLDLMAKDNEITMMYCPASLVTGMTYMLNARDNKPRLRLPWLLIGAEPIGVETVKDFYRCFEGNIVNTYGPTECTINNTYYHIHRDDELKIVPIGRPVANNKIYILSKDLQAVPINVTGEIFIAGDSVGIGYINNPEKTMQYFIENPFEVGKLYKTGDVGRWLENGCIEILGRVDEQVKIRGYRIEPGDIQAAMLEYNDVKESVVIVRDSKKKKTETKVCKLCGLTDEYPGVNISDDGVCDICQNISVYKGYADKYFKGLEQLDKLIKEKNKDKQSKYDCLLLYSGGRGAANALYHLVDMGYNVLTITYDNGYFTKSDIENIKRITTKLGIDNIVLTHKNTDKILKESCKHASTVCRGCFHISSSLAAEYAYKNNIKVVVGATLSRGQILDNKLYMFYRQGISDVEQLEKELLNVQKSARDMDKDIFDHMEIDVIEEGTVYDTVKFVDFYRFCDMTNQEIIDYLSNRDEYWKTRKDYAIYSTNCPIKQVGDRLHLIEKGYHYYGAATSWEKRIGHISLDNLKQDLNCNVSEKGCKNFLDKIQYEIKNSNDKLDSKYICAYYTADKDIEMGKLKEHLEKFLPSYMLPSYFVQVDSIPLTSNGKLDKDALPVPNVTISSGVDYVAPENEVEEKLAEVWQKVLGMDKIGTNDNFFEIGGNSILLIQLQTQIERIYPGKVSITDLFAYTTVSKLAELIETCKGSNVKNIQLEQIFLPDDFFIEAGGKEGAVFKFNIMGEILEKLKQLSKDNNIGLYEVMLSVYIYVLSEISGLKKVTIQTDFGSGSGLYQLEADLSQITGFEDLFKLINTKKKTLHKDEAYQPDEIKAQSIPREKNSVIPLIYSEKSLIEGIKSSELFDIAFGIDESDNDVTIACEYRRGKFRKDKIKELVNRYAQLLDVIADSCKV from the coding sequence ATGGGAAACTCAAATAAAATAAGCAGACAAAATGTTGAAGATATGCTTCCATTGACTCCAATACAGGAGGGTATGCTCTTTTACTACCTGACTGAGCAAAATAATGGTTTGTATTTTGAACAAATAAGCTTAAGGCTCACAGGCGACATAGATATTCAAAAGGTATATGAAGCATGGAGGTTCGTAATCAGCTCAAATGAAATGTTGAGAACAGTATACAGATGGAAAAACTTGGATAAGCCTATGCAGATAGTTCAGAAGAATTGCGAAATTCCTATAAGAGAATATGACTTTTCTATAAATAATGATGAAGATAAGGAAAAGCTTGTTGAGGATTTAAAACAAAAAGATTTGAAGGAAAAAATAGATATAAGCAGTGAACCTTTCCGTATATCTCTATATAAGCTTTCCAAAAATGAGTATGAAATGATTATCAGCAGTTACCATATCGTTTATGATGGTTGGAGTAATGGTATTATACTCAAGGAATTTATGGAGGCATATAAGGCTTATTATTCGGGTAGTCAGCCTGTTAAGACTGTAAAGAACAAATATAAGGAATTTATAAAGTGGAGTTTGAAGCAAGATACAAATAAGCAGGAGGAGTATTGGAAGGAATATTTAAGAGATTTTGTCACCAAAACACCTCTTCCGGCGGATAACAAAAAATCTGGCAACCCTGATATGGCGAAGAACTTCATTACTATTTTGCCCGATGAATTGGGAGAAAGAATAAGGAGTTATGCAAGAGAACGAAATATTACGCTTGCTACTCTGCTTTATTGTGCATGGGGGATTCTATTACAGAAATATGCAGATACTAGGGATGTAGTCTTCGGAACTACTGTTTCAGGAAGGACTCCAGAGATAGAAGGAGTCGATGAGATAGTAGGGTTATTTATAAATACGCTTCCGCTAAGGGTAAAGGTAAATGAGGGGGAACGTGTATCCGACCTCTTAAATAGGCTTGATAATGATTTAAAACATAGAGCCGAGTTTGAACATACTCCGCTTACCACAGTTAATAGCTGTAGTGCTGTTGAAAGTAAAGAGGGTTTATTTGACTCCATTGTGGTTATAGAAAATTATCCTCTGGAAAAGGGACTTACAGATAACGGGGACGGTCTAGAAATTAAATTATCTTCTATATTTGAGATGACCAACTATGATATTACAGTAGTAATATCTACCTTTGAAGAAATAGGCTTAAGATTCATATATGATGATAGGCTATTTAAGGAAGATAAAATAGAAAGTATAACAAACCATTTCAAAAATATACTAAGTAATATTGTTGAAAATGAAGATATAACAGTTTTGGCAATTAACATGCTGTCCGAGGAAGAGCTGAAACATATATTATTTGACTTCAACAATAAAGGCTTAGAGTATCCTATAAATAAAACAATCCATCAATTATTCGAAGAACAGGCAGAAAAAACGCCGGACCGTATCGCAGCTGTACTTGAAGATAAAAGTATTACCTATAGAAACCTAAATGAGAGGGCAAACCAGCTTGGAGCGTCATTATCTAAGAAAGGCTTGGGAGTCGGTGACGTCGTGGGAGTAATGCTGGAGCGTTCTATTGATATGTTGATAAGTCTGCTGGCTATTTTGAAGACAGGCAGTGCATACCTTCCAATTGACACAGGTACTCCTGCTGAGCGTGTACTTTATATGCTCCGGGATTCTGGAGCTAAAATGGTAATAACAAGTAGTACCGCTATGAAGGATATAACATTCACTTCAATGCAGGGATTTGAAGCTAACGAGGATATACAGATTGTTCTAACAGGTGCAAGGGGACATATAAAAGAGTTTGATGCATTGCCAATTCCAGATAGATCACTAATAGATTTAACAAAATATAAAGGCAAGATAGGAATGGCAAGTATTAACAATTGTATTTCTGTGCAGACCACAAGGGGATGCCCATATATGTGCTTATACTGCCATAAAATATGGTCCAAGCACCATGTCCGCAGATCTGCACAAAATATATACGATGAAATAGAGTACTACTATAAGAACGGTATTACAAATTTTGCCGTAATTGATGATTGCTTTAACCTTGATATGCAAAATAGCAGTGAAGTATTTAAACTTATTATTAAAAATAAAATAAAGATTCAGATCTTTTTCCCAAATGGTCTGAGGGGGGATATACTTACTCCGGATTATATAGACCTAATGGTTGAAGCCGGTACCAGAGGGATAAATCTATCCTTGGAGACTGCCTCACCAAGGCTTCAGAAGCTTTTGATGAAAAATCTGGATCTGAACAAATTTAAGCAGGTTGTAAACTATATTGCACAAAAGCATCCGGAAGTAATATTAGAAATGGCTACAATGCACGGTTTCCCAACTGAAACCGAAGAGGAAGCCATGATGACTCTCAATTTTATAAAAGATATAAAATGGCTGCATTTTCCGTACATACACATTCTTAAAATATTTCCTAATACCGAGATGGAGGAATTCGCACTTGCAAATGGTATTTCTAAGGAAGATATAGTCAAATCTAAGGATAGAGCGTTTCATGAGCTTCCTGAAACACTGCCGTTCCCAAAGAGCTTTACCCGTAAATACCAGGCAAGTTTTATGAATGATTACTTTCTTTCAAAAGAAAGACTTAAAAAGGTACTTCCAGTACAGCTGATGGTACTTGACGAGGAGGCACTTGTACAGAAATACAATGCTTACCTGCCAGCCGAGATAAAAAACGTAAGTGATATAGTAAAGTTTGCAAAGCTTGATGATTTTGAAATACCTGAAAGAGGTGTTGAGAAAAATCAGGAGGGCTGTACTCTGTTTGACATACCACCTGCTGTAAGACAAAGAAAGCCAAAGGCTATGAAAATCTTATTCCTTGACTTGTCCCAGCATTTCTCATCCCACAGCATGCTCTACAAGGTAGCAGAACAACCAATTGGACATATTTATTTGCTGACCTATTTAAAGCAGCAATTCGGAGAAAAAATAGACGGGAGAATTTATAAGTCAGGTAATGATTTTGACAGTTATAAAGAGCTAAAGGAACTTGTAGAGGATTTTCAACCTGATTTAATAGGAATAAGGACTCTTACCTATTTTAGGGAATTTTTCCACGAAACTGTATCTCTGCTAAGACAGTGGGGTATAGATGCACCTGTAATAGCAGGTGGACCTTATGCATCAAGTGATTACGATACTATTTTGAAGGATGAGAATATAAGTTTGACAATACAGGGAGAGGGAGAATATACCCTTGAAGAGATTGTAAGTAAAATGCTAGTCAATAACTTTAAACTGCCTTCTGCTGAAGAGCTCCGAAGTATAAAGGGTATAGCATTTGCTGAACATCAGCAGAATTATCAGAATAAATCCCGAGAGGTTATACTTCTTGATGAGATGGGGGATAGTCTTGACTCTGAGAATACCTGTAATTTAAATATAGGTAGAAATAGCATTGTAAGCAGTACATATGAGAATAGCTTGGCTTATGTAATGTACACATCAGGCTCTACAGGTAAGCCTAAAGGGGTTATGATTGGTCACCGTCAGGTTAATAACTGCATTTTCTGGATGCAGGATGAATTTAAGCTATCACAGGATGCGGTTATTGTTCAAAGGACAAATCTTACCTTTGATCCTTCAGTTTGGGAAATATTCTGGCCTCTATATATAGGTGCGAAGGTTAAGCTTATTACAGCAGAGCAGGCTAAAGATGCCGGGTATTTACTTGATTTAATGGCAAAGGATAACGAAATTACGATGATGTACTGTCCTGCATCTCTTGTAACTGGTATGACGTATATGCTTAATGCCAGAGATAATAAACCAAGGCTAAGACTTCCTTGGCTGCTTATAGGAGCTGAGCCGATAGGTGTGGAAACTGTGAAAGATTTCTATAGATGCTTTGAAGGCAATATAGTTAATACATATGGTCCCACAGAATGTACTATTAACAATACATATTATCATATTCACAGGGATGATGAATTGAAAATAGTACCGATAGGAAGGCCTGTTGCAAATAACAAAATTTATATTCTTTCAAAGGACTTGCAGGCTGTTCCTATAAATGTGACAGGAGAGATTTTTATTGCCGGAGATAGTGTTGGAATAGGATATATCAACAACCCGGAAAAGACTATGCAATACTTTATTGAGAACCCGTTTGAAGTCGGAAAGCTCTATAAAACGGGCGATGTTGGAAGATGGCTCGAAAATGGCTGTATAGAAATCTTAGGTAGGGTTGACGAGCAGGTAAAGATAAGAGGTTATCGTATCGAACCGGGCGATATTCAGGCTGCAATGCTGGAATACAACGATGTAAAAGAAAGTGTCGTAATAGTAAGAGACAGTAAAAAGAAAAAAACTGAAACAAAGGTTTGTAAACTTTGCGGCTTAACCGACGAATATCCCGGGGTTAACATAAGTGATGACGGCGTTTGTGATATATGTCAGAACATAAGTGTATACAAGGGATATGCAGATAAGTACTTTAAAGGCCTTGAGCAATTGGACAAGCTTATAAAGGAAAAAAATAAGGATAAGCAGAGCAAATATGACTGTTTATTGCTCTATTCAGGGGGAAGAGGAGCAGCAAATGCACTGTATCATTTAGTAGATATGGGATATAACGTATTGACAATTACATATGACAATGGATATTTTACAAAATCGGATATTGAAAATATAAAGAGGATAACCACAAAGTTGGGTATAGATAATATTGTTCTTACCCATAAAAATACAGATAAAATTTTAAAAGAAAGCTGCAAGCATGCCAGTACGGTGTGCAGGGGCTGCTTCCATATATCTTCATCTCTTGCAGCAGAATATGCTTATAAGAACAATATTAAGGTAGTTGTGGGTGCAACATTATCACGTGGACAGATACTTGATAATAAACTATATATGTTCTACAGACAGGGGATTTCAGATGTGGAGCAACTAGAAAAAGAACTGTTGAATGTTCAAAAAAGCGCCCGAGATATGGATAAAGATATTTTCGATCATATGGAAATAGATGTGATAGAAGAAGGTACTGTTTATGATACTGTTAAGTTCGTTGACTTTTACCGTTTCTGTGATATGACAAATCAAGAGATTATAGATTACCTAAGCAACAGGGATGAGTATTGGAAGACACGTAAGGATTATGCCATTTACTCTACCAATTGTCCTATTAAGCAAGTTGGAGACCGTCTGCACTTGATAGAAAAAGGCTATCATTATTATGGTGCGGCTACAAGTTGGGAAAAACGAATCGGACACATTAGTCTGGATAACCTGAAACAAGATTTAAATTGTAATGTAAGTGAGAAGGGCTGTAAAAACTTTTTAGATAAGATTCAATATGAAATTAAAAATTCTAATGACAAACTGGATAGTAAGTACATTTGTGCTTATTATACAGCAGACAAAGATATAGAAATGGGAAAGCTTAAGGAACATCTTGAAAAGTTCCTTCCGTCATACATGCTCCCGTCCTACTTTGTTCAGGTGGACAGCATACCTTTAACCTCAAACGGTAAGCTTGATAAAGATGCGTTGCCTGTTCCTAACGTTACTATAAGTTCAGGTGTTGACTATGTTGCACCTGAAAACGAGGTTGAGGAGAAGCTTGCTGAAGTGTGGCAAAAAGTGTTGGGTATGGATAAAATCGGTACAAATGACAATTTCTTTGAAATAGGTGGAAATTCCATATTGCTTATTCAGCTCCAGACTCAAATTGAAAGGATTTACCCGGGTAAGGTGTCTATAACGGATTTATTTGCATACACAACCGTTTCAAAATTAGCTGAATTAATAGAAACCTGTAAGGGGTCAAATGTTAAGAACATACAGCTTGAGCAGATTTTCTTACCCGATGACTTCTTCATAGAAGCAGGCGGCAAAGAAGGTGCTGTCTTTAAATTCAACATAATGGGCGAAATACTTGAAAAGTTGAAGCAACTCTCTAAGGACAATAATATTGGACTCTATGAGGTTATGTTATCAGTGTATATTTACGTTCTTTCTGAGATATCAGGGTTAAAAAAGGTGACAATACAAACGGATTTTGGCAGCGGTTCAGGCCTTTATCAGCTTGAAGCTGATTTAAGTCAAATAACCGGCTTTGAAGATTTGTTTAAGCTAATAAATACTAAGAAGAAAACTTTGCATAAAGATGAGGCATATCAGCCTGATGAAATAAAAGCCCAAAGTATACCCAGAGAAAAAAATTCAGTTATTCCTCTTATCTACTCTGAAAAATCATTAATAGAAGGTATAAAATCATCAGAGCTTTTTGATATTGCTTTCGGTATTGATGAAAGTGATAATGATGTGACAATAGCTTGTGAGTATAGGAGAGGAAAGTTTAGAAAAGATAAGATAAAAGAACTTGTCAACCGCTATGCACAACTGCTTGATGTAATTGCAGATAGTTGCAAGGTTTAG
- a CDS encoding ACP S-malonyltransferase translates to MERVALLFPGQGSQYAGMGKSLYDEFKAARLTFEEANDVLKFDIKRLCFDGLLSDLSKPENIQLTLLTVSVATFRAYMEQVGMNPVIAAGHSLGEYSALTCSGAVSFPDMLKIVNVRSKLSQELADSGLGGMTIIDGLDPDVVEECCSLVSRQGHIVTVSCYNSATQTAISGHQNAVMEAEDKLIELGAQITPIIGSAPFHSAVMETAGERLKEELGKYTFRSFNFPVISNFTALPYEKPNRLPELLQHQMSHPVQWQRIMNYLKYKGIKITIEIGPQNVLRNLVKSSINGIEAFSFGQQEDRDRIIKDERFSKRKESIGEQGSEFISMCLAMAVSTKNRNDNVTEYNKGVIEPYERIAGLQQRFKKDGTQPKIEQMYQAVEMLQTVLLTKKIDLSMQKMIFNNIFDQTGTHNLFRDLICFQPNESQEG, encoded by the coding sequence ATGGAAAGAGTAGCACTTTTGTTTCCTGGACAAGGGTCTCAATATGCAGGCATGGGTAAAAGCTTGTATGACGAGTTTAAGGCAGCAAGACTAACATTTGAAGAGGCAAATGACGTACTTAAGTTTGATATAAAAAGACTTTGTTTTGATGGGCTGTTGAGCGATTTATCTAAACCAGAGAATATACAGCTTACTTTACTTACAGTTTCTGTTGCTACCTTTAGAGCATATATGGAGCAAGTTGGTATGAATCCTGTAATTGCAGCGGGGCACAGCTTGGGCGAATATTCTGCACTAACCTGCTCTGGAGCGGTTAGTTTCCCTGATATGCTTAAAATAGTTAATGTAAGAAGCAAACTATCACAGGAATTAGCTGATAGCGGATTAGGGGGTATGACGATTATTGATGGACTTGATCCTGATGTTGTTGAGGAATGTTGCAGCTTAGTTTCTCGTCAAGGACATATCGTTACTGTTTCCTGCTACAACTCAGCTACTCAGACAGCTATCTCAGGACATCAGAATGCAGTTATGGAGGCTGAAGATAAGCTAATTGAGCTGGGAGCACAGATAACGCCTATAATAGGTAGTGCACCATTTCACAGTGCAGTTATGGAGACAGCAGGTGAAAGATTAAAAGAGGAGCTTGGAAAGTATACTTTTAGAAGCTTTAATTTCCCTGTTATTTCAAATTTTACAGCACTTCCTTATGAGAAGCCGAACAGATTACCTGAACTGCTTCAGCATCAGATGTCCCACCCTGTTCAATGGCAGCGCATAATGAACTATTTAAAGTATAAAGGTATAAAAATAACCATAGAAATAGGACCGCAGAATGTACTGCGGAATTTAGTGAAATCCAGCATAAATGGAATTGAGGCATTTTCTTTTGGGCAGCAGGAGGATAGGGACAGAATTATAAAGGATGAGAGATTTTCAAAGAGGAAGGAAAGCATCGGAGAACAGGGCTCTGAGTTTATATCAATGTGTCTTGCTATGGCTGTAAGTACAAAAAACCGAAACGATAATGTTACAGAATACAATAAGGGTGTAATAGAGCCCTACGAACGAATTGCAGGACTACAGCAAAGATTTAAAAAAGATGGGACTCAGCCTAAAATAGAGCAAATGTATCAGGCAGTTGAAATGCTCCAAACAGTATTACTTACTAAGAAGATTGATTTATCAATGCAGAAAATGATTTTCAATAATATTTTTGACCAAACAGGTACGCACAATCTATTCAGGGATTTAATATGTTTTCAGCCTAACGAAAGTCAGGAGGGATAA